ACGCGCCAACCCGACTCAAAGCCGGGGTTTCCGTCGCCGTGGGCAACAAGGCAGATGATTCCCATCCCCTACTTTATTCGTCCTCGTCTGAAAAGAAACATTTTCACGAGGAAGATACCGGCTGGGCATTGGAGAAATCTTTTCAGACTTCCTTCGGTCCCTCAGCCGTCCCTGTCCCCCAACTCTTCTCGAACCTAAACTGTCCCCCATGCAAAGGTGGTATCTTTTCCTGACTGAAATGAAGTGCAAAAATAAGGAAAACACAAGAATGCGTGTGATAGGCGTCGGGCCATGCGAATTATTACCTGTTAATAGAAGGCGTGTTTGTGCTGGTGGAGGggaaggtaggtaggtgagCAACGGGCAATGAGCAACGGCTCAGGTGCTTCTGATGTTGCTCAGGTGTGACGTATGATAGGGTTGTGAAATGTAGCAGCCATGATCCACTTCAGGTAGCCTGGAAAGGGGCCAGGGAACGATGACCAGAGGGCCTGTtgacaaaaagaaaaggcagATCTGCCGGTTGGTTTTGATGTTTTGGCAAGGGCTGAAAAGTTTGGGTATAATAGAAAGGGGGAGGGTCTGGGGATAACGTGATCCCAAGGAAACGGGGTAGTTCAAAGGTTTACTGGCCGAAAGAGTTGTGGCTCTGATGTGCGTCTTGAAGGACTGGAAAAACACGACGTCAGCTATAGTCGGACTTGCGAGTCTCTTTGTAACTTACTGTGCAATACATTCATCTGTCCGGCGCGATCTTCGCACGCAACCTGCAAGCCCGAGCCCTCGACAAAGTCAAGGCAGATGCTGTTGGGCAGCTCTTGGATCTCCATGTCGGGAATGTATGGCATACGGAAGTCGGAGAGATGGTATCGCTTGACTCCGGCGCCGGTTGGCTGTTTGTCCTTGGTAGTGGTCGACGCGGCGACTGTGCTGAGAATCAGGAACCCCTGAGAGTCCATGCACATACTGCGGCGCTTCCACAGGAGGTTGTCTGGAAACTGGACGTTGACATCTCCCATAAACGCCTCAATGGTGGGCTGCTGAAGACGAGCGACTTCCGTGGCATCCTCTTCCTGGACCGTCGGGGAGATGGCGGTAGGGGTCATGGTCTTGCTACGGGCCCCGCTGCTGAGAGACGAGGAGAGGCGGCGCATGAAGCGGCCTGCCcggcccttcttcttgtcaCTGGTCGTAGACTTGCTGTCGTCTCCAGACCCGCTGCCCTCGGTGAACAACGATGGGGACATGGCACCGCTCGCATCGTTGTCCTTGCTGAACGACGACCGACGGCTGCTGATGGACAGCCGACGGCCGAGACCCGAGGAGTTATGGTGTGTCGAGGGgggtctcgagggcgacTTGGACGAGCCGGGCGACATGGGCAAAGGGGCCGTCAGAGCCTCCGCAGAGGGGGAAGTGAGGGACTTGCGCCTGTCCTTGATGAAGTCCTTCATGATGCTGAGGGATGAGCGGCGAGGCGCTTCATCTCCATCTGGTATGGGGTCCACTGACTGCGAGCGACGCTTCTCTTTGGACAGCCTCCTCTCTTGAATCGTCTCCTTGGAGGGCTTCACTGTTGTCAGGTTGGCTGGTGGCAGCAGAGGCTCGGCCTTCTGGTGATCGACAACCAACGGTGACACCTTGAGGTCAAGCCGTTCAAACTCGGAGGGGTTCTTCGGCGGCTCGGGTGCCCTGCCAGACTGGCTAGGATCGCGGACGATCCGCGCTGTGACGGAGATGGACTCGGGCTGCCCTCTGGGCGGGTTGCTGCCAGGCACCTCGAACATCGACAGCCTGTTCGCCATGGACCCTGATCTGCCGCGGTTCGCTCTGGCCGCCTCTGGAGAAGATTCCTGGGACTCCGTCATGACTGAGGGCACGGGGCTGCCGCCCCGAGTGAGTGAACTTGCTCTGTCAACGACGGAAGGGGAGCGAGGAGGCTCCCTCACGCTAGCTCCCCTCTTGACAGCGAAGAATGCCGAGGACGGTCTCGGGGCCTTCAAGCTGCTCGTGTCCGCGTCGACGGTTCCGGGTGCGTGTGCAGACAGCTTCTCCAAAGCCTTGATACGCTGAGAAATACTAGATCCGATCTTGCCAGGCTGTTTGGGAGCCAGGTGTTGATTGCCTTGTTGCTGTGTGATTCTGTGCAAGAAGGCGGCACCGGACGAGACTGATCTCTGGTTCTGGGCCTGAGCCACGTCGGCAGGAGTAAGGAGGTTCCCACGAACAGGATTCGAGATGGTGCGGACAGCGCCGCGCGAAGTCGGCCTGCTGGCGCTTTGCGTGGGGCTGGGGAAGACTGGCGTTATGGGCGATTTAGAAACCGTAATATGCTGCGCTTGCTGGACGGTAGCCGAGTGAAGCTCGTCCATCAAGTCCTCGTCATCAGAGATATTGCCATCTGCCGCCTTTTTCGGGGGGTCCAGGTCGGTGCGAATGGGTTCGACAAGCGCCTTTCGCTTCGAAGGCTCCGTATCCACCGAATGGGCATCAGCATCGCGGGGCTCATCGACCGCAACGGCCACTGGCTCGCGGGGTACATCCTCTGGGGGAGAGACGATCGTGGGCACCTCAACGTTTGCAGCTGCTCTGAGATCCTGGGTCGAGAACTTGGACCGGGGGACTCTTAGGCTAGGGGAACACGGCGACAACGGTGACAGAGGCGACCTTGGGGATGCCTCCGAAGTTGTGGACACGGTGGTCTCCGCTTTGATATCCTGCTTCGACGTCCGATCTTGTGTTTCTTTCGATTCGATGGACGGCTTCGCTTGTGTCGGGCTCGTGGAAAACTTGGAGATTGGTAAGCTTATAGGCGGTTTTTGTTGCTCATCCATGACTGCTACCTTCTCAGTCTCATTCTGTTGTTGCTCCACAggctcggcgacctcgagggTTGCCTCTTTCTCGACAGTGGATGTGTCCTGTGTCTCGCTCATTTCGGGGGCGGTGACTGCCTCGGGAGTAGCATCGAATTGGACAACGGGGACATCGTCGACTGCGGCGGGGGCCAAACCCTCAGCCAGTGACTCGCCCTCCTCTTGTGGttcgccatcgacggcctcAGGCTCTGCTGACGTAGGGGCAACGGCCTCAACGGGGGAAGCTGGCTCTGCGGCTTGGGCAGGGGCGATCCCAGACTCCGTCGCTGACTCGACCGCGTCATGTGTCCCGTGTGTATCAACCTCGGCATCGGTGTTGTCCTCGTTGGACTCCTTCACCGTTTCGTCAGTAGACTCGGATAGCGACGACGCCTTGGTCGAATGGTCAGGCTCGGAAGATGCCATGATGGGCGAGGCGGGATGGGAGTCGCTCTGAGTAAACTCAGAGGCGACGTCGGTGTGGACTGAAACGGAGGATGCGTCGACAACGATGCCAGAGTCGGCTTTTGATACCGAGAGTCGTCtatcgtcgtcttcgttgtcgtcgtcgtcgtcctcctcctcctcctcctcctctccgtcATCCGCTTCGGCAACAAGGGTGTGCTCGGCAATCTCCTCGACGTGTTGGGCGGGCTGGGCCTTTTCCGACATGAGCTGCTCGGCAGGGGCGTCGACGGCTGGGGTAGTGGCGGACTGCTGgttcatcatcttcttctttttctcccttAGTTGCATCGCCTTCATCAGACGCGCCTTTTCGGGCGTCATGACCTGCTTCGTAGAGGGGGCGGTGGTGAAGGAGGGCATGGCGGATTTAATTGAAGCGCCTGAGCTCGTTGTGGGTCGCCCGGAGCTCGTGTGTGGCCTAACGAGTTCATCAATGTGGGAAATGGGATCCCCGTCGGGTAGGGGTGTTAAAgtggcggccaaggagaTTTCGGTTGTTTCGTCCGGGTGGGCTGGTTCGGAAGGATCCAGAGTATTTTCCTTGGACTTGCCCTTTTTGGGGCCCTTGGAAAATAGCTTGAAGCCAGACGGCATCTGTGAAATTGGTCGGAAAGCAGCCCCCACCGCAGCGGTTCCTGCGCGAGCACGGCCAGAAACGTCGAGAGAGGGTCGTGGGGCGAGTTTGACTCTAGGCTTGCCGTATGTATAAGACGACGAGGAATATAGCTCGGGTCGCAGGGACTGCGATGACATGCGCCGTCCCTCGTCAACGGACTTtgtgggcgacgacggtctGGCACCGACGAACTCGGGAGGCTCCAGAGACGCAGAAAACTTGCTCTCCTCGGGCGAGTTTGCAAGGTCAGCATTCAACGTCACGGGCGGCCCTCCGATGGGCGATTTCGGCGCGTCGGCCGGGTCTTCGCCCGAAGTCTCAACCAAGCTGTCCGGGCCGACAGACTTCCGCTTGCTCGCTCTCtgttcctcctcttcttcttcggcgaTTTCCATCAGCCGCCTCCTTCGCAaggagcttgtcgaggacgaggtggaGCCAGAGGCAGCGTGTAGAGAGCAAGCAGCCGACAACTTGGTATCCTTGAGATCCTTGGCAGTGGCTATGGAAAAGTCGGTGTTGTAGGGGGCGAATCGCTCGCACACGGCGTTGAAATGGACAGTTACACGAGCTACAGTTAAACGAGTTGGAGGCCAAGTCAGCTTCATCTCTCCATGAAACGAGTGCGAAAAGATCAGAACAATGCGCCGCAGCTCAGAGACAAACCGACCTTGAACCAGTCGAGAGCAATCGTCGGGGAGATATTTGATGATTACATTCCGGCGACGGTATTTTAGGAAGCCAAACAAGGGCGCGTTATCGtcgttctcgttctcgaACTGGGCGATGTTGTTCCGTATCTCGACGATGCCACCGGTTCCGCGACCTAGCAGTTCGACATCATCGCGACTCGCATACTTGAGGAGAAACCTAAATTGTGCGACAGATCATGACGTCGGTCAGCCTCGGTGAATCTATGGTAGCTGGGGGGGCGGCAAGCATGCGGAAGAGAGACATGGGCGCATGGCGGGCGCGCTGCTCCGGGTGGAAGTGTATCGCAAGGGGCACGGAGATGACGATGGTTCGGATTACGGCGGTGGGGAAGcaggaaagggaggggatCATACCATCCTCCTGGttcggcaacggcagctTCATgggcctccttgacctttGGGTCGTCCAGGCCATTGAGCGACATCCTCCCTGTCGGCTTGGCGGGCTACGGAAAGCGCAAGTTGGGGGACTCTTCGGTGTTCTGGTCGTCGGCCACGTTTcgagggtttttttttttttttttgcggcggcgggcgtaGATGAGGTGATGCGCAGGCGCGCACAAGACGGAACTTGGAAGCTGGGAGCTGAAGCCGACTGACTGAGCTGCTGTCCAGGGACCACAGAGTGAAATCCGGGTGGATTCTGGAACAGAGGAACCAAAAGTGGTCctgaggagggggggaggggggcctATTTCGTCGTCGCTAAAAGGCGGCAGCGATGGCGATTGCGGTTTTCAGGGGTGAGGCTGACGAGagcagcaacggcagcggcagcggcgacaTGTAAAGCAGGCCAGCAAGGGGCATGGGCGAGCCGCACATGGGCACAAATATCCcggagagaaaaagaagagggccAGATGTGCTCGTGTGCCCTGGTTGTGTATCCTATCCTGCCCCTTCTTGTTTGGCGACTAGGAGTATGAGATGGGCAGGGAAATTCTGGCCCGTTTTCTCTATCGGGAATGCGACTGGCAGGAAGAAAGTGGGAGACAGTCCGCAGGCTGTAGTGCTTGAGCGCCACGGGCGACGTGTAATGGTTAGTCCTGACGAGGGTGTTCTTGTCGCTGGTGGAGGCTCGAAGGGAGGACCGGTTTAGTGTATCCGTAGTCTGACTCTGATCTGCCCAACGCCTGAACTGGTCGGCACAGAAGGGGGTGTGGGGGGGCGTGGGCGAagttgtggtggtggtggtacGGATAGCTTGATAGGTACTGTACGGATAGCTGGAGCTGGATGCTGCAGGTGAGGTTGGCCGACGCGTCGATAGACAGCCCAGGTAAATATGAATGATGGATAGGGAGGTAATTACGGCTCGACCGGCAAGGGCCAACAGAGCGCTAGGAATTAAAGATGTAATGAAGAATGGGATGCGGCCAAGGTGTTCGTACCTAGcccaggtaggtaggcaggcaggtcGGTAAGGTAggtgtaggtaggtaggtacaggTAAGAAGGATAGTACTGCACAACTAATGTAAAACTAAGGTTTctggaagagagaggacGGGGTAAACAAGGGGTCCAAAGAGAGGGTGGGAGAAGGATAGGACGAAAACAAAGTAAAGTGAAAGGGGGGGGCCGGTGAAGTGAACCAACTGGACGGGGTaaagggaagggagagagaaagaagagggagaaaggtGGAAGATCAGGTTGTGCCAGAAAGTCGCAATCTCGCTGCTACCGGGACGCGCGCAAAGTCGGCGGCAGAAAGGCaggcggagggagggggggagaagaagaagaagaagcgaaGCGATTGAGCGATTCGACTTCTTTAGTGGACGATGGATTAATCATTAGGCCACGACAGGCCTGTCTGGATTGAATCGAATGGCTAGGGTCCACTGTACACTATGAATGGAGACTTCCCTTCCAGTTCCCTTCCAGTTCCCTTCCAGGTACAACGGGGGAGCGGGGCTCGAATGTCACTGCATTTTTCGCCcgttttttccccctccctttttttccctttcctgTCCTCCTTCTTTTAATCCAACGCCTTCTGCATTTTGGTCTATTCTCCCCTTACATGCCTACACGACCACCTCTCCACTCTCGCTAGGGGAACACCAGTCTGCTTGGCCAAGGGTTAGTAGGCGGAATTGCTTAGTCTCGCTGTGTATTCGTATCTACGTTACCCAGGTAGGTGTCCGTAGTTTGGTCGACAACCAAAAGACCagaagacggacggacggacggacggacggaggGCGCACGCGACGCAGCAACCCCCAGCGATTGTTGTGTTGGTTGCCATTGGTTTGCTAACGCACCCTTGAAATGAATGCTTGGGAAGCACAACACAGaccaccatccatcccatctcacAACATTGGGAGAGACCGAGAGGCACTGAGAGAGAATGGCAGGGGACACAGGGCACCCGTCCGTCCTGCAGCCTCGAACCTCTTCTAATTCGAGCCCGTCGCTGggtggcggcagcagcacTCTAGAGCTCGCGGCTCGGCCTCTCACCTGGCGACCACTCCCCCCATGTTTGCCCGCGATGGACGTGGCCGATGATTGTCAACGCCACCGCTGAACGCTAGCCAAGATTGCCCAGAGGGCGAGTAGGTGCCATTTGTTAAATATCGGGCACCTTGCAGAGGGGTCAGAGGCGACCTTTACCAGAGAGTGCAAGAGGAAAAGGTAACAGACAGGTCCGAGCCGGGGGCGATGAAAAGTCTAGTCCTGCGGTTGCAAGTGGCAACGCCAGTTGCACGACCCTGCCCGTCAGTGTCTAGCCGGCGGTCTCTTCTTTCGTTGACAGACACGACAATGACAATATAGCAGGTCATATGGGCGGGATATCGGATATTGAAACTGGCTCGGGATGTCGCGTCGCAAAACCCCAATCTGCGACGCGTCGGTCTCCGGCTCCCGCGCGAATCGGCCAATCTACTGCAGATAGATGACCGCCCGATACTACAATCAACTTCGAGAGATGGCTACGGATAGAGAAAGCcaggaaggggaagagaagaggctTGGCCGACTTGGAACAGGACTCGATGGACTCGACTCGCTCAAAAGCGCCTAAAAGTCCTTGGGATACCAGGAAGGGAGTATTAGCAGAGTTCATCCCACACCGGAACGATCTCCGCCGCAAtgcccaccaccacccacctGATCGACACCCTTCAGTAAGGGAAGGGGAACGTATCTGAGCCGTCAAAAAAGACAGCACCCGAGCTCGATATGAACGATGCCACTCTGCCATTGGTGTGTCCCAGCTCAGGGGTTTGACAGAAAAAGGGTTGTCTCCCCATTCGTTCCTCCAGCCAAATACGCGCAAAATGGCATGTCCCCCCTATTAGATAAGCAGGGATGTATCCTGCATTAACGCGCATCACATTGAACACCGCATTACCGATACCTCTTGACATGAATAGCGCCGTTTTGTTCTCAACCTGCTTCGTCTGCTATTTCACTTCCGCCCGGGATGATCAGAGGTGCTGCAGGCACACGCCCACACAACCGTCCATCCATCAGTCTGTGCCCACAACACACATGGCAACACAACACAGTCAGTCAGTCCATCAATCAATCGTGAGGGACATAATGGCTGTCTCCATTTCCGATGGCCTCCCGCCTCGCCCGCGCTTTGACCCTTAGCCCACCATCCATCTACCATCTATCTATTCGACGGGTAATGAATCCCCTCCGGGCCATTGCCATAATTTCAGGCCCCCCCaccccgccctcctcctccctcgcaACATCTATCTCCGTCCCGCCGCCCAGGGACCGGTAGCTCGCATGTCTCTCAAATAATGAAAGCAGACGTTTCGTTGCCTTTTCCCAGACGAGGACATGGAAGAGGACCGCTCCTTCTTTTGCCCTACCCACGTAGCATTGCCAGTGTTTTGGATGATGCAGCTCATATTAACCTCCGATCTCTCACGTCCCATCACGACATATGAGATTTAGAGGGGGGCGGCTGCTCTTGATAGGGAGAAAAGCTAACGTACAGCACTTGGGAGCTAAAGGATATGGTACCTGCAGCATGCATATCCCTATTCCCCTCCCATGCAGGAGGATGCATAACCGTTATTTTAGTTGTGAGCCACTCATCTCAGGGGGTTTGGTGGTCATCAAAGTGGCCaagctcttcctcctccccttcgtcctcgtcctccaccTTCATCTTCTAGAGTTGTCGAAGGTCGTTGAGTCGTTTCTGAGCCACGCACATCCCATGCAGGGTTTCATCCTCGAGCATAGACCGAGCCCTGCAGGCCTGCAGGAGCCCATCTGCGATTCTTCAACAAGAACAAACCGTCGTCTGTACCCCATAACCCAAATCGTCAGCCGGGAGCGGGAGAGTTCATCTAGAACGAACGCCCACCTGCAGGTAAGGTATTTgcaagggagggaggggagatgTCCACTGTCCTTGCGTAAGAATTCGGAGCCAAATCTTCTCCCCCCTCGTCTggccccttccccccctccctacAATCCCCCCTGGCCAAATTGCCCAGTCTTTAATAGAATTCAAAAAAGAAATGGAATACTATAAAATAAAGAAAAGGAGAGATGACGATCT
The genomic region above belongs to Colletotrichum higginsianum IMI 349063 chromosome 2, whole genome shotgun sequence and contains:
- a CDS encoding Gpi-anchored cell surface glycoprotein encodes the protein MSLNGLDDPKVKEAHEAAVAEPGGWFLLKYASRDDVELLGRGTGGIVEIRNNIAQFENENDDNAPLFGFLKYRRRNVIIKYLPDDCSRLVQARVTVHFNAVCERFAPYNTDFSIATAKDLKDTKLSAACSLHAASGSTSSSTSSLRRRRLMEIAEEEEEEQRASKRKSVGPDSLVETSGEDPADAPKSPIGGPPVTLNADLANSPEESKFSASLEPPEFVGARPSSPTKSVDEGRRMSSQSLRPELYSSSSYTYGKPRVKLAPRPSLDVSGRARAGTAAVGAAFRPISQMPSGFKLFSKGPKKGKSKENTLDPSEPAHPDETTEISLAATLTPLPDGDPISHIDELVRPHTSSGRPTTSSGASIKSAMPSFTTAPSTKQVMTPEKARLMKAMQLREKKKKMMNQQSATTPAVDAPAEQLMSEKAQPAQHVEEIAEHTLVAEADDGEEEEEEEDDDDDNEDDDRRLSVSKADSGIVVDASSVSVHTDVASEFTQSDSHPASPIMASSEPDHSTKASSLSESTDETVKESNEDNTDAEVDTHGTHDAVESATESGIAPAQAAEPASPVEAVAPTSAEPEAVDGEPQEEGESLAEGLAPAAVDDVPVVQFDATPEAVTAPEMSETQDTSTVEKEATLEVAEPVEQQQNETEKVAVMDEQQKPPISLPISKFSTSPTQAKPSIESKETQDRTSKQDIKAETTVSTTSEASPRSPLSPLSPCSPSLRVPRSKFSTQDLRAAANVEVPTIVSPPEDVPREPVAVAVDEPRDADAHSVDTEPSKRKALVEPIRTDLDPPKKAADGNISDDEDLMDELHSATVQQAQHITVSKSPITPVFPSPTQSASRPTSRGAVRTISNPVRGNLLTPADVAQAQNQRSVSSGAAFLHRITQQQGNQHLAPKQPGKIGSSISQRIKALEKLSAHAPGTVDADTSSLKAPRPSSAFFAVKRGASVREPPRSPSVVDRASSLTRGGSPVPSVMTESQESSPEAARANRGRSGSMANRLSMFEVPGSNPPRGQPESISVTARIVRDPSQSGRAPEPPKNPSEFERLDLKVSPLVVDHQKAEPLLPPANLTTVKPSKETIQERRLSKEKRRSQSVDPIPDGDEAPRRSSLSIMKDFIKDRRKSLTSPSAEALTAPLPMSPGSSKSPSRPPSTHHNSSGLGRRLSISSRRSSFSKDNDASGAMSPSLFTEGSGSGDDSKSTTSDKKKGRAGRFMRRLSSSLSSGARSKTMTPTAISPTVQEEDATEVARLQQPTIEAFMGDVNVQFPDNLLWKRRSMCMDSQGFLILSTVAASTTTKDKQPTGAGVKRYHLSDFRMPYIPDMEIQELPNSICLDFVEGSGLQVACEDRAGQMNVLHILQDAHQSHNSFGQ